A single region of the Changchengzhania lutea genome encodes:
- a CDS encoding mechanosensitive ion channel domain-containing protein, producing MFFITYQNELIISGFVLLFLLVVRVTVNFAVTKLGRRTGINEARIRLIRRYITITLFLMAMLIETIVFGTEFKDLALIFSSLFAIIGIGLFAVWSILSNITSGIIMFFNFPYKVGDKIEIHDKDFPIRAIIEDIRAFQLHLRLDNGDLVTYPNNLMLQKAVTLIEKDAIDDLMDAI from the coding sequence ATGTTTTTTATAACCTATCAAAATGAATTAATAATAAGCGGATTTGTTCTTCTATTTCTCCTTGTTGTTAGAGTTACTGTAAATTTTGCAGTCACAAAATTAGGGAGACGAACTGGCATTAATGAGGCTCGTATTCGGCTTATTCGTCGTTATATTACCATAACGCTCTTCTTAATGGCAATGTTAATTGAAACCATTGTTTTTGGTACAGAATTTAAAGATTTAGCCCTTATATTCTCTTCCTTATTTGCCATTATTGGTATTGGTCTATTTGCTGTTTGGTCCATATTGAGTAACATCACTTCTGGAATTATCATGTTTTTCAACTTTCCTTACAAAGTGGGTGATAAAATTGAAATACACGATAAAGACTTTCCTATAAGAGCAATTATTGAAGACATAAGAGCTTTTCAACTGCATCTTAGATTAGATAACGGTGATTTAGTTACCTATCCTAATAACCTTATGCTTCAAAAAGCGGTTACACTTATTGAAAAGGACGCCATTGATGATCTGATGGATGCTATATAA
- a CDS encoding Rossmann-like and DUF2520 domain-containing protein has translation MISVSILGAGNVATHLFKAFNNSEQITVKQWYSRDLKAIGRYKNVVNIIDDVKMLKDADVYILAVSDDAVSKLSSELPFKDKLVVHTSGSVGVYDIDKKNERGVFYPLQTFSKDTTMDFANVPICIETIHKKNYPLLKALAQSIGSPSKRVNSDQRGVLHLAAVFVNNFTNQLYRIGHEITESEGAEFDLLKPLIQETAHKIQTISPFKAQTGPAKRNDKKTIKRHLKALKTEHHKDIYKLLTASIQSTHGRKKL, from the coding sequence ATGATTTCAGTTAGTATCCTTGGCGCAGGCAATGTTGCAACACATTTATTTAAAGCTTTTAATAATAGCGAACAAATTACTGTTAAGCAGTGGTATAGTCGTGACTTAAAGGCTATTGGTAGATATAAAAATGTAGTAAATATCATCGACGATGTAAAAATGTTAAAAGATGCCGATGTATACATTCTGGCGGTAAGTGACGATGCCGTTTCCAAATTATCATCAGAGCTTCCCTTTAAAGATAAGCTGGTAGTTCATACCTCAGGGAGTGTAGGTGTTTATGATATTGACAAGAAAAATGAACGTGGTGTTTTTTATCCGCTACAAACTTTTAGTAAAGACACAACTATGGATTTTGCCAACGTTCCTATTTGTATAGAAACCATTCATAAAAAAAATTATCCGTTATTAAAAGCATTGGCACAGTCTATAGGAAGTCCATCAAAGAGAGTAAATAGCGACCAAAGGGGCGTATTGCATTTAGCTGCCGTATTTGTGAATAATTTTACAAATCAGCTATATAGAATTGGTCATGAAATCACAGAGTCGGAAGGTGCTGAGTTTGATCTGTTAAAACCACTCATTCAAGAAACGGCACATAAAATTCAAACCATATCGCCATTTAAAGCGCAAACAGGTCCTGCAAAACGGAATGACAAAAAAACCATTAAAAGACACTTAAAGGCTTTAAAAACGGAACATCATAAAGACATATATAAACTTTTAACAGCATCGATTCAAAGCACACATGGAAGAAAAAAGCTATAA
- a CDS encoding septum formation inhibitor Maf → MKKILKVELVFWIIIGIISLILSCGNKSKNPELAIHKSPETNKPIVKEPSEAFKKYWYAGEAEMTSYKLEQARYGEIRNGEAVLIYVTEDFLTNAQVKADVQRSNTISVLKLNATKNFNTGIYPYSIMQSTFYPISNNQHAIKISSSIQEWCGHVYAQLNNRDKFEIALHSYFEDEADQNFNINKAILENELWTQLRMNPKSLPQGDLKIIPSFEYTRLRHIPIKAYQASATLKPNTYSISYPELNRTLSIQFEPQFPYSILGWTETFKSGFEPNAKILTTKATKMQSIKSAYWGKNRNKDEALRETLQLN, encoded by the coding sequence ATGAAAAAAATTCTTAAAGTTGAACTCGTATTTTGGATTATTATTGGTATAATCTCACTTATTTTATCCTGCGGAAATAAAAGCAAAAATCCTGAATTAGCAATACATAAATCCCCTGAAACCAATAAGCCAATTGTTAAAGAGCCCTCTGAAGCCTTTAAAAAATATTGGTACGCTGGTGAAGCTGAAATGACATCCTATAAATTAGAACAAGCACGCTACGGTGAAATTAGAAACGGTGAAGCCGTATTAATTTATGTTACTGAAGATTTTTTAACAAATGCTCAAGTGAAAGCTGATGTACAACGTTCTAACACTATTTCTGTACTAAAATTAAATGCCACTAAAAACTTTAATACAGGCATATACCCGTATTCTATAATGCAAAGTACCTTTTATCCCATTTCAAATAATCAACATGCCATTAAAATTTCCAGTTCTATACAAGAATGGTGTGGGCACGTTTATGCACAGCTTAATAATCGCGATAAATTCGAAATCGCTCTACATTCCTACTTCGAAGATGAAGCCGATCAAAACTTCAATATCAATAAGGCTATTTTAGAAAATGAACTATGGACACAACTTCGTATGAATCCTAAATCACTGCCACAAGGGGACTTAAAAATAATTCCTTCTTTTGAATATACGCGCTTACGCCACATCCCAATAAAAGCATACCAAGCATCCGCAACACTAAAACCAAACACTTATAGCATATCTTATCCAGAGCTGAACAGAACGCTCTCTATTCAATTTGAACCTCAATTCCCTTATAGTATATTAGGTTGGACAGAAACCTTTAAAAGTGGTTTTGAACCAAATGCCAAAATACTTACTACAAAGGCAACCAAAATGCAAAGTATTAAATCAGCGTACTGGGGCAAGAATAGAAATAAAGACGAAGCACTTAGAGAAACACTCCAATTAAATTAA
- a CDS encoding Maf family nucleotide pyrophosphatase gives MLKDILKNHHIILASGSPRRQEFFRDLGLSFEIRLKPVKEEYPTRLTHFEISNYLAQLKALPFKAELKIRDILITSDTIVWHNNKALGKPRDENEAYIILKSLSGTTHEVITSVCFTTTTYEKTVHDITKVNFKTLTHDEIWYYINAYKPFDKAGAYGIQEWIGQIGVTKIEGSYFNVMGLPTHVVYETLNAIAKTG, from the coding sequence ATGCTAAAAGACATACTAAAAAATCACCATATTATTCTGGCTTCTGGTTCACCCAGACGTCAGGAATTTTTTAGGGATTTGGGGTTAAGTTTCGAAATTCGCTTAAAACCAGTCAAGGAAGAATACCCAACTCGACTCACACATTTTGAAATCAGTAATTACCTAGCGCAACTTAAAGCACTTCCTTTTAAAGCAGAATTAAAAATTAGAGATATTCTAATTACCAGTGATACCATTGTATGGCATAATAACAAAGCCTTGGGAAAACCCCGTGATGAGAATGAAGCGTATATTATTTTAAAATCGTTAAGCGGGACTACGCATGAGGTTATCACTTCGGTATGCTTTACTACCACAACTTATGAAAAGACCGTTCATGATATCACTAAAGTAAATTTTAAAACTTTAACCCATGACGAGATATGGTATTATATAAATGCCTACAAACCCTTCGATAAAGCGGGTGCGTACGGCATTCAAGAATGGATAGGGCAAATTGGCGTGACTAAAATTGAAGGCTCTTATTTTAATGTTATGGGTTTACCGACCCATGTGGTTTACGAAACGTTAAATGCCATTGCTAAAACCGGCTAA
- a CDS encoding geranylgeranylglycerol-phosphate geranylgeranyltransferase, translating to MIALTQLLIKYALLEPFGVQTALDDFGIALLILATMCIAAAGNIINDIYDVETDFINKPEKLIIGNQISEKTAYNLFIAFNLVGVGIGFYLSHVVGKSAFFSLFVIISALLYVYASYLKRILIIGNLIISVLVALSIIIVGMFELLPNITSLNQATHFTFFKIILDYALFAFAINLLREIAKDIEDIDGDYKAGMYTLPIAIGRERSKHILFVLSLIPLLAISFYIINSLYRNQIAVGYFLIFIIAPLFYSSIKIYMAKTKKDYHMISSLFKLVMLFGILSLLLYKYILLP from the coding sequence ATGATTGCCTTGACGCAATTACTTATTAAATATGCACTATTAGAACCGTTTGGAGTCCAAACTGCTTTGGATGATTTTGGTATTGCACTATTAATTTTGGCTACGATGTGTATTGCTGCAGCTGGAAACATTATTAATGATATTTATGACGTTGAAACCGATTTTATAAACAAGCCAGAAAAGCTTATTATTGGCAATCAAATTTCTGAAAAAACGGCGTATAATTTATTTATAGCATTCAATTTAGTTGGGGTTGGTATTGGCTTTTATTTGTCGCATGTTGTTGGCAAAAGTGCCTTCTTTTCACTTTTTGTGATTATTTCCGCCTTATTATACGTTTATGCCTCCTACCTAAAACGTATTTTAATTATCGGAAACCTTATAATTTCAGTATTAGTCGCATTAAGTATTATTATAGTTGGGATGTTTGAGCTACTACCAAATATTACGAGTCTCAATCAAGCCACTCATTTTACTTTTTTTAAAATCATTTTAGATTACGCGCTATTTGCATTCGCAATAAATCTCCTTCGTGAAATCGCTAAAGACATCGAAGATATTGACGGTGATTACAAAGCTGGTATGTACACACTCCCTATAGCCATTGGCAGAGAACGGTCTAAACACATTCTATTTGTGCTTAGCCTTATTCCTCTATTGGCCATTTCTTTTTACATAATAAATTCTCTGTATAGAAACCAAATAGCCGTTGGATATTTCTTGATATTTATTATAGCGCCACTTTTTTACTCGTCAATTAAAATCTATATGGCAAAAACAAAAAAAGATTATCATATGATAAGCAGTCTTTTTAAATTGGTCATGCTGTTCGGGATTCTTTCGTTACTTTTATACAAGTACATTTTACTACCCTAA
- a CDS encoding KdsC family phosphatase → MEEKSYKEYLEHITTFIFDVDGVLTDGSVTVTTSGELLRVMNVKDGYALKTAINAGFNMAIISGGTHEGVRIRLEGLGISDVYLGAHNKIDQLNDYLRKHDVKAENILFMGDDIPDYPVMKHIGFPCCPQDAVPEIKAISKYVSHKKGGYGAVRDVIEQVLKVQGKWNGYYDATL, encoded by the coding sequence ATGGAAGAAAAAAGCTATAAAGAATATTTAGAACATATCACCACGTTTATTTTTGACGTGGATGGGGTACTTACCGATGGTTCAGTAACTGTTACTACCAGTGGTGAGCTATTAAGAGTTATGAACGTAAAGGATGGATATGCCCTTAAAACAGCGATAAATGCCGGATTTAATATGGCAATAATTTCTGGCGGAACCCATGAAGGTGTTCGTATAAGGTTGGAAGGTTTAGGTATATCAGATGTGTATTTGGGTGCCCATAATAAAATAGATCAGCTTAATGACTATTTAAGAAAACATGATGTCAAGGCTGAAAATATATTGTTTATGGGAGATGATATTCCTGATTATCCCGTTATGAAACACATAGGATTTCCGTGTTGCCCACAAGACGCTGTTCCAGAAATAAAAGCAATTTCCAAATACGTATCCCACAAAAAAGGTGGTTATGGAGCCGTTAGAGATGTTATAGAGCAAGTACTAAAAGTTCAAGGGAAATGGAATGGCTATTACGATGCCACATTATAA